A portion of the Homalodisca vitripennis isolate AUS2020 chromosome 2, UT_GWSS_2.1, whole genome shotgun sequence genome contains these proteins:
- the LOC124356209 gene encoding potassium/sodium hyperpolarization-activated cyclic nucleotide-gated channel 2-like, producing the protein MSRRSGGGRSSGGRGGGGSSRSMSGASRPPPPRLPQRRETPPAPKPTSPGDKQPAKSQSPRVSSRGKRGGDIRGSSSRSSGRHHGRLSPRVGDGRSEFSCRQ; encoded by the exons ATGTCACGAAGATCAGGAGGAGGAAGATCCTCGGGGGGCAGAGGAGGGGGAGGCTCCAGCCGATCCATGAGTGGGGCCAGTCGCCCCCCTCCCCCTAGGCTACCTCAGAGGAGAGAGACACCTCCAGCCCCAAAACCAACGTCACCTG GTGACAAGCAACCCGCCAAATCGCAATCCCCGAGGGTCAGCTCCAGGGGGAAGCGCGGCGGGGACATTCGGGGCAGCAGCAGCAGGAGCAGCGGTAGGCACCATGGTCGGCTCAGCCCTAGGGTCGGCGATGGCCGGTCCGAGTTCAGCTGCAGACAGTAG